From a single Zeugodacus cucurbitae isolate PBARC_wt_2022May chromosome Y, idZeuCucr1.2, whole genome shotgun sequence genomic region:
- the LOC128923538 gene encoding uncharacterized protein LOC128923538, whose protein sequence is MEDLIPTTKRQKRIGNFTAGEKQNLIKEVEEWPRIWDITNVLHSNKNAVEQAWVHISNSLGKTVSECKAGWISLRESYRYHAKVARKHKSGSAGGEMLEEPLFSDTVDWEFVEEMAFLPNVSQKRKTFTSPVFEDFDSSSPINRADVEELNVPQYDYNPTPTTSKRKFSGSQNDEAWSRFNNILKKQEDLVAGKKNSPYAQVLAGFDWLLNKLPRSVGDDMCMEFNSMLLQQVNELKTKK, encoded by the exons ATGGAAGACTTAATACCTACAACAAAGCGGCAAAAGCGAATTGGAAATTTCACGGCAGGTgaaaaacaaaacttaattaaaGAAGTGGAAGAATGGCCCCGAATATGGGACATTACTAACGTTttgcattcaaataaaaatgctGTGGAGCAGGCCTGGGTCCACATAAGCAATTCCCTTGGCAAAACTG ttAGTGAGTGCAAAGCTGGGTGGATTAGCTTACGGGAGAGCTATCGCTATCACGCCAAAGTGGCCCGCAAGCACAAAAGTGGTAGCGCTGGTGGAGAAATGCTGGAGGAGCCTTTGTTTTCAGATACTGTTGATTGGGAGTTTGTTGAAGAAATGGCATTTTTGCCAAATGTATCACAGAAACGAAA AACTTTCACAAGTCCAGTTTTTGAAGATTTCGATTCATCTTCCCCCATAAATAGAGCGGATGTGGAGGAGTTAAATGTTCCGCAATATGATTAT AATCCAACACCCACCACAAGTAAGCGGAAATTTAGCGGAAGCCAAAATGATGAGGCATGGAGTCGATTCAATAACATCTTGAAGAAACAAGAGGATTTGGTAGCAGGAAAGAAGAACTCACCATATGCACAAGTCCTTGCTGGTTTTGACTGGTTGTTGAATAAGCTTCCACGGTCAGTTGGTGATGATATGTGTATGGAATTTAACAGTATGCTGTTACAGCAAGTAAAtgaacttaaaacaaaaaaatag